A genomic window from Lotus japonicus ecotype B-129 chromosome 1, LjGifu_v1.2 includes:
- the LOC130732569 gene encoding alpha-L-arabinofuranosidase 1-like: protein MDFSKACCSFLWLLVTCDFAYQCYAASANAVGNQTSTLIVDLATAGRPIPETLFGVFYEEINHAGTGGLWAELVNNRGFEAGGTQTPSNIDPWTIVGKESLVLLQTERSSCFERNKVALRMDVLCDQCPSDGVGVSNPGYWGMNVVHGKEYKVVFFVKSTGSLDMTISFKKAEDGGILASKNVKASASEVANWKRMELTLVPTESSSNATLQLTTTQKGVIWLDQVSAMPVDTFKGHGFRTDLVNMVLELKPAFIRFPGGCFIEGQTLRNAFRWKDSVGPWEERPGHFGDVWGSWTDEGLGYFEGLQLAEDIGTKPIWVFNNGISHTDQIDTSVITPFVQEALDGIEFARGPATSKWGSLRKSMGHPEPFDLKYVAIGNEDCGKKNYLGNYLAFYKAIRKAYPDIEMISNCDASSEPLDHPTDLYDYHTYPNNPSNMFNNAHVFDKTPRDGPKAFVSEYALVGDQYAKYGTLIGGVSEAGFLIGLERNSDHVAMAAYAPLFVNANDRKWNPDAIVFNSNQAYGTPSYWVTHMFRESNGATFLNSTLQTPDPSSFDASAILWQNFVDKKTYLKIKVANLGNNKVKLKIIVRGLESPKIIGTKTVLTSVNALDENSFLVPRKVIPRQRPFHPRHNKMKVLIPPISVTALDFLK, encoded by the exons ATGGATTTCTCAAAGGCTTGTTGTAGTTTCCTTTGGCTCTTAGTGACATGTGATTTTGCATATCAATGTTATGCTGCCAGTGCCAATGCCGTTGGAAACCAGACTTCAACACTAATTGTAGATCTTGCAACTGCTGGAAGACCGATTCCCGAAACTCTCTTTGGAGTATTTTATGAG GAAATCAATCATGCTGGCACTGGCGGACTATGGGCTGAGCTTGTGAACAATAGAG GTTTTGAAGCAGGAGGAACGCAAACTCCATCAAATATTGACCCTTGGACCATAGTAGGAAAAGAATCCTTAGTCTTGTTGCAAACTGAACGTAGTTCTTGCTTTGAACGCAATAAAGTGGCATTGAGAATGGATGTGCTATGTGACCAATGTCCTTCTGATGGTGTTGGTGTCTCTAATCCAGGTTATTGGGGCATG AACGTTGTGCACGGAAAGGAATACAAAGTTGTCTTCTTTGTAAAATCAACGGGATCACTAGATATGACAATATCATTTAAAAAAGCAGAAGATGGGGGGATATTGGCGTCTAAAAATGTCAA AGCTTCTGCATCAGAAGTTGCAAACTGGAAAAGGATGGAGCTTACATTGGTACCTACTGAATCAAGTTCTAATGCAACCCTTCAGTTAACAACAACTCAAAAGGGTGTCATATGGTTGGACCAAGTGTCAGCTATGCCTGTGGACACTTTTAAG GGCCATGGTTTCCGAACTGACTTGGTCAACATGGTCTTAGAGTTGAAACCTGCCTTTATTAGATTTCCAG GTGGTTGTTTTATTGAAGGACAAACACTTAGAAACGCTTTTAGGTGGAAGGATAGTGTTGGACCTTGGGAAGAGAGGCCAGGGCACTTTGGCGATGTTTGGGGTTCCTGGACAGATGAAGGATTAGGATATTTTGAGGGTCTTCAA CTTGCTGAGGATATTGGTACAAAGCCAATTTGGGTATTCAACAATG GCATCAGTCATACTGATCAAATTGATACAAGCGTCATCACACCTTTTGTCCAA GAAGCCCTTGATGGTATTGAGTTTGCCAGAGGTCCAGCCACTTCTAAATGGGGTTCTCTTAGAAAATCAATGGGGCACCCAGAGCCTTTTGACCTAAAGTATGTTGCTATTGGAAATGAAGATTGTGGAAAGAAAAACTACCTAG gaAACTACTTAGCATTTTACAAAGCTATACGGAAGGCATATCCTGATATTGAAATGATTTCAAATTGTGATGCTTCTTCTGAGCCATTGGATCACCCAACTGATTTGTATGACTATCAT ACTTACCCTAATAATCCTTCAAACATGTTCAACAATGCACATGTGTTTGATAAGACGCCCCGCGATGGTCCAAAG GCTTTTGTGAGTGAGTATGCTCTAGTTGGAGACCAATATGCTAAGTATGGAACCCTTATAGGAGGTGTGTCTGAAGCTGGCTTCCTTATTGGATTAGAAAGAAACAG TGATCATGTAGCAATGGCTGCTTATGCACCACTTTTTGTAAATGCAAATGATAGGAA GTGGAACCCAGATGCAATTGTTTTTAACTCAAATCAAGCTTATGGAACTCCTAGCTACTGGGTAACACATATGTTTAGAGAGTCAAATGGAGCAACATTTCTTAACTCAACACTTCAAACACCTGATCCTTCCTCATTTGATGCATCAGCAATTCTTTGGCAAAATTTTGTAGATAAGAAAACCTACTTAAAAATAAAG GTTGCAAACTTGGGGAACAACAAAGTGAAACTCAAAATTATTGTTCGCGGATTGGAGAGCCCAAAAATAATTGGGACAAAGACTGTGCTCACATCTGTAAATGCATTGGATGAGAATAGTTTCTTAGTACCAAGAAAG GTAATACCAAGACAAAGACCATTTCATCCTCGTCACAACAAGATGAAGGTCTTAATCCCTCCAATTTCAGTTACAGCATtggattttttaaaataa